ATCATCAACAACGCGCTGTTGTCAGTCACAGATCGATTCCTGCATGTTTCGCAGGTCAATTACCTTTACGGTGGATTCGACGTCTACCACTATTTTCCAGAGGTCAAGGAGGAGGATGATGCGGCTCGAAAGGCCGGGGAGCGCATCCGCCGTGAAAAGCAGGAACGAGAGCGATCGGGGCAGGTCGCGGGGTCTGGCGTGGCATTCGTGGCGGCAGGGCATGGATACTACTTCGACCACAAGGACCGAGCATGGAAGACGCAACGAGACCCCCATAACGGCGTGATGGAGGGCATGCTGACGCCCACCTATGCCGCTGAGCTGAAAAGCTTCATCGAACTTCGCTCTCAGATGCCTGTGATCCGGCCTCGCGTCCAAGATGGGACGGGGACTCACCCGGAGAGTGGGCAGGAGTGGTGGCGGATGGCTGCGCGCTATTCGGTCGCGGCGCAGTACCCGGGCAATCCTGAGATATGGAATACCCATGAAGGGAGTGCTGCAAGTGATCGCGAGTACAAAGAGGACATCAACACTCGACCACTGCTTGCCAATCATCTGGGTGCAGAATTCGCCATCCACCTGCACAGCAATGCAGATGATCACGGTACGGCAAGGGGTGCCCGTGTCATCGTCCAGCCCGGGCGCCCCTCAGATGCAGCGCTGGGAGCGAGCGTTCTATGTGCAATGAAAGAACTGATTCAAAGTACGCCCGGCTACGAGTCGTTCGTCGTAGCGCCTGCGCCTCATTCCGAGGATAAGGGCGAAAACCGTCTGGCCACCATGCCCTCCATCATCGTCGAGACGGCGTTCCATACGCATCCGGAAGATGCGGCGGCACTATTGGACCCGGTGTTCCGTGCGGCTTCGATGAAGGGGGTTGAGAAGGGCCACCGTCTGTTCCGTGATGGCAAGGACTGTACGCCGCTGGCCCTGTCAAAGATTGATCGCGTTACTGTTCCTGCGAATGGGGCGGCAGAGACCAGCGTTCGTTTCGACGGCCATCCACAGTTCCCGGTAACCCTCAGCTTCACGCCTGTCTACTGCACCCAGCCGGGCGCCTGCAGGGCGGAAGTGAAGACGGTTACGGAGGCGTCTGCCTCACCCATCAAGGTGCAGATGTCCTGCGAAGGGAGCGGCTACGGCATGGTCAACTGGAGCACGGTCATGCGCGATGCCGACGGCGTCAGTTCCGGCCCCGTCGAGCACTGGATGACATGCGAGAGCAGCAGTTGATCTGGCAGCTCCATTGACATGCAGAAGGTCGGCGAGGTGCGCCGGCTTTCGCAGAACAAGTGTGACTCAGTCTTGGGCGCGGGCAATGTCCGCTAGCGCCTTGGTGATGAACGCAGGGTCGCCGTCACTCTCAAGGATGCAGGCATCTAGATAGGCCGCCATTTCTTCGGGGGTGCGTAGATGATCTGCTACGTCGAACGCTTGTGTATCGATCTTCTCTGTCACAGTTGTCTGGCTCCGAGGTGCTTGTCGATGCGCCGATGCTTCACCTGTACAGCGTAGTCTTAAGGTCGTCTGGCGAGCATTGCAAACAGTTGTGTATGACCAGAAACGAAGAAGGCCGGCGCTGGGCGCCGGCCTTCTTCGGGTGCTTCAGGTGCCGCTGATCAGCTCAGCTCGCCCTTGGCATCCAGGTAGCGCTCAGCGTCCAGCGCGGCCATGCAGCCGAAGCCGGCCGAGGTGATGGCCTGGCGGTAGTGCTGGTCGGCCACGTCGCCGGCGGCGAACACGCCTTCCACCGAGGTCTGGGTGGCGTTGCCGCCCAGGCCGGAGCGGATGTCCAGGTAACCGTTGTTCATGGTCAGCTGGCCTTCGAACAGGCTGGTGTTGGGGTGGTGGCCGATGGCCACGAAGAAGCCGTGGGCATCAATGTCGCGGGTGCTGCCGTCCAGGGTGGACTTCACGCGCACGCCGGTGACGCCTGCTTCGTTACCCAGCACTTCGTCCACCTGGTGATGCCACACGGTCTCGATCTTGCCCGAGGCGACCTTGGCGAACAGCTTGTCCTGCATGATCTTTTCCGCCTTGAGGGTGTCGCGGCGGTGGACCAGGTAGACCTTGCGGGCGATGTTGGACAGGTACAGCGCCTCTTCCACGGCGGTGTTGCCGCCGCCGACCACGACCACGTCCTGGTCACGGTAGAAGAAGCCGTCGCAGGTGGCGCAGGCCGACACGCCGCGGCCCTTGAAGGCCTCTTCGGTGGGAATGCCCAGGTACTTGGCGGTGGCGCCGGTGGCGATGATCAGGGCGTCGCAGGTGTACTCGGCGCTGTCGCCGATCAGCTTGAACGGGCGCTGGGTCACATCGGCGGTGTGGATGTGGTCGAAGATCACTTCGGTCTCGAAGCGCTCGGCGTGGGCCTGCATGCGCGCCATCAGGTCCGGGCCCATCAGGCCGTGGGCGTCGCCGGGCCAGTTGTCCACTTCGGTGGTGGTCATGAGCTGGCCGCCCTGCTGCAGGCCGGTGATCACCACCGGGTTCAGGTTGGCGCGGGCGGCGTAGACCGCTGCCGTCCAGCCGGCCGGGCCGGAACCGAGGATGACGAGCTTCTGGTGGCGGGAAGGCTTGGAATTGCTCATGTAGACTCGCAAAGAGATGATGGGGCGGGGCGCTGGGGAAAGATTGCCCGGCGTCCAAGACAGGTCATAGAGTGGCGGCAGGGGTCGCCCGATTCAAGGCGAGCGGTGGAACGGCGCAACCCAGCCGGTGGTGGTTGGCGTGCCGTCAGTCGTTTATTATCAAGCACTAACAGTGCATTCCCAAGGTCTGGTCTAAGGTGGCGAAACAGGTCCCGGAACGATCCAAGTCTCCCGACGGCAAAGCGGCGTCGCGCCGTGCTGCGGCTGCGGCGCCGGTCGAAAATCCCCGTCGGCAGCGCCTGTGGCGCGACCTCGGCCTGATCGCGATCGCCCCGGCGTTGCTGTATCTGGTCGCCAGCCTGTTCACCTATTCGGCGAGCGACCCGGGCTGGTCGCATACCGGCAGCGTGGTGGCGCCCATCCACAACATGGGCGGCCGGGTCGGCGCCTGGGTGGCCGATGTGCTGCTGCAGCTGTTCGGTTACATGGCGTTCCTGCTGCCGATCGTGCTGGGCGCGCTGGCGTGGTTCGCCATGTTCGGGCTCAAGCGTGAGAGCAAGGGCGAACACGACCTGGACCCGGCGCTGCGGCTGGTCGGCCTGGTCGGCTTCCTGATTGCCGGCACCGGCTTCCTGCACCTGCGGCTGTTCAGTGGCGATGTGGGCCATGCCGGCGGCATCCTCGGCCGGCTGGTCGGCAATTCGCTCAGTGCCGGCTTCGGCGCGCTAGGGGCGAACCTGTTCGTGCTGGTGCTGCTGCTGGCCTCGATCACCCTGGCCACCGGCATTTCGTGGTTCGTGGTGATGGAGAAGATCGGCCGCGCGGTGCTGGCGCTGCCGCCGCTGCTCAGCAAGAAGAAGGAACAGGCCACCGAGTGGCAGCAGACCCGCGCCATGCGCGAAGAACGCCAGGAAGTGCGCAAGGTGGACGCCGAGGTGCGCGCCAAGCGCGAGCCGGTCAAGATCGAGCCGCGTCCGGAACCGGTGCTGGAAAAGAGCGACCGCGCCAAGCGCGAAACCCAGATTCCGATGTTCCGCGGCGTCAATGGCGATGGCTCGGACCTGCCGCCGCTGGCACTGCTGGATGATCCCAAGCCGCAGCCCAAGGGTTACGACGAGGAGACGCTGGAAACGCTGTCGCGCCAGATCGAGTTCAAGCTCAAGGACTTCCGCATCGACGCGCAGGTGGTCGGCGCGTATCCGGGTCCGGTGATTACCCGCTTCGAGATCGAGCCGGCACCGGGCATCAAGGTCAGCCAGATCAGCTCGCTGGACAAGGACATCGCCCGCGGCCTGTCGGTCAAGTCGGTGCGCGTGGTGGATGTGATTCCGGGCAAGTCGGTGGTGGGTCTTGAGATCCCCAATGTCACCCGCGAAATGATCTACCTGTCCGAACTGCTGCGCTCCAAGGAGTACGACAAGTCGGCCAGCCCGCTGACCCTGGCCTTGGGCAAGGACATTGCCGGCCGTCCGACCGTGGCCGACCTGGCGCGCATGCCGCACCTGCTGGTGGCCGGTACCACCGGCTCGGGCAAGTCGGTGGCGGTCAACGCCATGGTGCTGAGCCTGCTGTACAAGGCCTCGCCCAAAGACCTGCGGATGTTGATGATCGACCCGAAGATGCTCGAACTGAGTGTCTACCAGGGCATTCCGCACCTGCTGGCGCCGGTGGTCACCGACATGAAGGAAGCCGCCAACGGCCTGCGCTGGTGCGTGGCCGAAATGGAACGGCGCTACAAGCTGATGAGCGCGGTGGGCGTGCGCAACCTGGCCGGCTTCAACAAGAAGGTCAAGGACGCCGAAGACGCCGGCCAGCCGTTGATGGACCCGCTGTTCAAGCCGAACCCGGAGCTGGGCGAAGCCCCGCGCCCGCTGGAAACGCTGCCGTTCATCGTCATCTTCATCGACGAATTCGCCGACATGATGATGATTGTCGGCAAGAAGGTCGAAGAGCTGATCGCACGCCTGGCACAGAAGGCGCGTGCGGCCGGCATCCACCTGATCCTGGCCACCCAGCGTCCGTCGGTGGATGTGATCACTGGCCTGATCAAGGCCAACATCCCGACCCGCATCGGCTTCCAGGTCAGCTCCAAGATCGATTCGCGCACCATCCTGGACCAGTCCGGCGCCGAAACGCTGCTGGGCCACGGCGACATGCTGTACCTGCCGCCCGGCACCGCATTGCCTGACCGTGTGCACGGAGCCTTCGTTTCCGACGAGGAAGTTCACCGCGTGGTCGAACACCTCAAGGCCAGCGGCCCGGCCGACTACATCAGCGGCGTGCTGGACGAAGTGCAGATGATGGGCGATGGCGTGGTGGTGGGTGCCGGTGGCCTGCCCGAGTCCAGCGGGGCGGCAGGGGATGAATCGGATCCGCTGTACGACGAAGCAGTGCGGATCGTGACCGAAACCCGACGCGCCTCGATTTCCGGCGTGCAGCGCCGGCTGAAGATCGGCTACAACCGCGCCGCGCGCCTGATCGAAGCCATGGAGATGGCCGGCGTGGTCAGCCCACCCGAACACAACGGCGACCGCAGCGTGCTCGCGCCGCCCCCGCCGAAATAACGCCGGAACCGCAATGATCCGCATGACATGGATGACCGCGTGCGCGCTGGCGTTGGCGCCGCTGCTGGTGTCGGCCCAGGCGGTCGCCCCGGCCCAGGTTCCGGCGCCTGCGATGGCGCCGGCGCCGGCCCCGCCGGCCGCCACCAGCGACACCCAGGCCAGCAACAACTTCAGCTTCGTCAGCTACCGCGCCGATTACGTGGTGCGCCCTGACGCCGGGAACGTGCAGACCGAGTCCTACGACATCCTGCTCAAGACCAAGGCGGCGGTGGAGCAGTTCAGCCAGGTGCGGCTGAGCTACAGCGAGAAGATGGAAACGCTGGAGGTGCTGTCGGCCTACACCCTGACCGCCGACGGCCAGCGCCGTGACGTGCCGGCCGACCGCATCTACACCCAGGAGAGCTACTCCAGCGCCGCGGCGGCCATGTACGCCGACCGCAAGGTGCGGGTGGTGGTGTTCCCCAACCTGGCACCGGGCACCCGGGTGGTCTACCAGACCCGCCGCAGCCAGACCCAGCCGTACTTCCCGGGCTACTTCAGCCTGTGGGAAACCTTCAGCGGGTTCTCCCAGTACGACGATGCGCAGGTCACCCTGAGCGCGCCGGCCTCCCTGCCGATGTACGTGCAGCAGCGGGGCGTGCAGGGCAGCCAGAAACCCGTCATCCGGAACGGGCAGGCGACCTGGTCCTGGCGCTACCGCCGCCCGGACCCGATGCCGGTGCAGATCTGGACCGCAGCGCCGTGGGAGTTCAGCCCGACCATCATGGCCAGCACGTACCGCGACTGGGCGCAGGTGGCTCAGGCCTACCAGCTCAAGGGCGGCGAGGCGGCACGGGTGACCCCGGGGATCCAGGCGCTGGCCGACGAGGTCACCCGCGGCATCGTGGACCGCCGTGAACAGGCTGCCGCGCTGTACCGCTGGGTGTCGCAGAACATCCGCTACGTGGCGGTGTACCTGGGCAACGGCGGGCTGGAGCCGAACCCGGCGCAGAGCATCCTCGACAACCACTACGGCGACTGCAAGGACCACGTGGTGATCCTGGAGGCGTTGCTGGCCGCGCGCGGCATCGACAGCACCCCGGTGCTGATTGGTGCTGGCGGCGGCCCGACCCTGCCGGACATTCCCCTGCTGGGCCGCTTCAACCACGCCATCACCTATATTCCCGAGTTCGACCTGTACCTGGATTCCACCAGCGCGTATGCGCGCTTTGGCCAGCTGCCCGACGGCGACCTCGGTGCGCCGGTGCTGCACACGCGCCAGGCCAGGGTGGCGCGCACCCCGGCCAACGATGCCGCGCGCAACGGCAGCGGTTTCGAGGTCACCTTCCGCTTCGACCCTGACGGCAACCTGCAGGGCCAGACCGTGCCCCAGACCCGCGAAGTGGGCGAGATCGGCATGCGCGGCGCGTTCGCCCGCCTCAACGCGCAGAACCGGGCGCGGGTGGAGGAATCGATCATGGCCTCGTCCGGCTTCGACGGCAGCGGCACGCTGACCCTGCTGGGCGACCCGCAGGACCTGACCCGGCCGTTCAACTACCGCTACGATTTCCACGCCCGTGATTACGTCGATTTCGGCGTGGTCGGGGGCATGGTGCTGCCGGACCCGCCCGGTGGCGAGTCGTTCCGTGACATCTACACCACCACGTCGGCGCCGGACAACGCCACCCCGTTCTACTGCAACGACACCCTGCGCCAGGAAACCTACCGGCTGGAGTTCCCGGCCCGGGTGCCGATCGTGGCGATGCCGCGCAACCAGCAGTTCCGTAATGCCGCCGGGGAGTACGCGCTTGAGTGGAGCCGCGAAGGGCAGGCCATCGTCGCCCGCCACCGCCTGCACCAGAACGCGGTACGCGGCGCGGATGCGCTGTGCCAGCCGGGCGACTATGCTGCGTTCCGCGAGCTGTACCAGCAGGTGCGGCGCGGCTTCCGCGGGCAGGTGGTCTACGGCGACCTGCGCACGGTGCAATCCGTCCCCTGACCCCCCATTCAGGATGACCTCGGCACACTGCCGGCCATCCTTACCACCTTCATTGGATACCCGTATGCAGAGCACTTTCCGCCGCTGTCTTGTCGCCGCCACGCTGGTCTGCGCCAGTGTCGGGTCGGTGTCTGCCTGGGCCGGCGCCCGCGATGAGCTGACCACGTTCACCAAGGGCCTGAAGGGCCTGGACGGCAAGTTCGAGCAGAAGGTGTTCGACAGCAAGGGCAAGGTGAAGGAAACCACCAGTGGCAGCGTGGCGTTGTCGGTGCCGAACCAGTTCCGCTGGGAGTACAAGGTGCCGCACGAGCAGCTGATCATTGCCGACGGCAGGAATGTGTGGGTGTACGAGCCGGACCTGCAGCAGGCGACCAAGCGGGTGCAGGGCGCCGAGGAACAGAACAGCCCGTTGATCGCGCTGATCACCCCGGCGCTGCTGGAAAAGCAGTACGACGTCAGCGAAGAGGCCGCGCCGCGCGATGGCCTGCAGTGGCTGTCGCTGACCCCGAAGCGTGAAACCGAAACGTCGTTCCAGTACGCCGCGCTGGGCTTCAACGCACAGGGCCTGGCCCGCATGGAAGTGACCGATGCGGTGAACCAGCGCACGGTGATCTCGTTCAAGGACTGGAAGCGGAACCCGACGTTCCCGAAAACCACCTTCACGTTCACGCCGCCTAAGGGCACCGACGTCATCGGCAACTGAGCGTAGCCGGGCAGGGCCCGGCGCTGCGTCATTCGGTCATACAATAGTGGCGTGGCCAGAAACCGAACGACATTCAATGAACCCGATCTGCTGACGGTGGATCGGGACAGCATGCGCCCGCTTGCCGAGCGCATGCGCCCGCAGACCCTCGATGAGATGGTGGGGCAGAAACGCCTGCTCGCCCCGGGTAGCGCGCTGCGCCGGGCAGTCGAGTCCGGGCATGTGCACTCGATGATCCTGTGGGGGCCGCCAGGCTGCGGCAAGACCACGTTGTCCCTGCTGCTGGCGCACTACGCCGACGCCGAATTCCGTGCCATCTCCGCCGTGCTTTCGGGCCTGCCCGAGGTCCGGGTGGTGCTGGCCGAAGCGGCCCAGCGCTTCGCCGAAGGCCGCCGCACGGTGCTGTTCGTGGACGAAGTGCACCGCTTCAACAAGGCCCAGCAGGATGCGTTCCTGCCGCATATCGAGCGCGGCACCATCGTGTTCGTCGGGGCCACCACGGAAAATCCTTCGTTCGAGCTCAATTCAGCGCTGCTGTCGCGCTGCCGCGTGCACGTGCTGGAAGCGGTGTCGTCGGCCGACATCGTCGAGGCGCTGGAGCGGGCGCTGCAGGACAAGGAACGCGGGCTCGGCGCCGAGGCGCTGCAGGTCACGCCCGAAGCGCTGCTGGAGATCGCGACCGCCGCCGACGGCGATGTGCGGCGCGGTCTGACCCTGCTGGAGATCGCCGCGGAACTGGCGGGCGGTGAAGGCGGGCGGATCAGTCCGGAGATGCTGGTGCAGGTGCTGGCCGACCGCACCCGCCGCTTCGACAAGGGGGGCGAGCAGTTCTACGACCAGATCTCGGCCCTGCACAAGTCGGTGCGCAGCTCCAATCC
This is a stretch of genomic DNA from Stenotrophomonas rhizophila. It encodes these proteins:
- the trxB gene encoding thioredoxin-disulfide reductase, coding for MSNSKPSRHQKLVILGSGPAGWTAAVYAARANLNPVVITGLQQGGQLMTTTEVDNWPGDAHGLMGPDLMARMQAHAERFETEVIFDHIHTADVTQRPFKLIGDSAEYTCDALIIATGATAKYLGIPTEEAFKGRGVSACATCDGFFYRDQDVVVVGGGNTAVEEALYLSNIARKVYLVHRRDTLKAEKIMQDKLFAKVASGKIETVWHHQVDEVLGNEAGVTGVRVKSTLDGSTRDIDAHGFFVAIGHHPNTSLFEGQLTMNNGYLDIRSGLGGNATQTSVEGVFAAGDVADQHYRQAITSAGFGCMAALDAERYLDAKGELS
- a CDS encoding replication-associated recombination protein A → MRPLAERMRPQTLDEMVGQKRLLAPGSALRRAVESGHVHSMILWGPPGCGKTTLSLLLAHYADAEFRAISAVLSGLPEVRVVLAEAAQRFAEGRRTVLFVDEVHRFNKAQQDAFLPHIERGTIVFVGATTENPSFELNSALLSRCRVHVLEAVSSADIVEALERALQDKERGLGAEALQVTPEALLEIATAADGDVRRGLTLLEIAAELAGGEGGRISPEMLVQVLADRTRRFDKGGEQFYDQISALHKSVRSSNPDAALYWLTRMLDGGCDPSYLARRLTRMAIEDIGLADPRAQSMALEAWDIYERLGSPEGELAFAQLVLYLASTAKSNAGYAAFNLAKQEVRETGTQEVPLHLRNAPTKLMKELGYGKTYQYDHDAEGGIALDQTGFPDAMGERVYYQPVARGLEIKLKEKLDRLRAEREQARARKGSD
- a CDS encoding N-acetylmuramoyl-L-alanine amidase produces the protein MIKCSGLNRLFSASMLAVGACCGFAPTPLHAIEVLAPESNMELDMLLTRAASDLVGRIELLEGQARSRHVSASVDLSQKVITVNLDRGFIPQDYGPAFEDQRSIINNALLSVTDRFLHVSQVNYLYGGFDVYHYFPEVKEEDDAARKAGERIRREKQERERSGQVAGSGVAFVAAGHGYYFDHKDRAWKTQRDPHNGVMEGMLTPTYAAELKSFIELRSQMPVIRPRVQDGTGTHPESGQEWWRMAARYSVAAQYPGNPEIWNTHEGSAASDREYKEDINTRPLLANHLGAEFAIHLHSNADDHGTARGARVIVQPGRPSDAALGASVLCAMKELIQSTPGYESFVVAPAPHSEDKGENRLATMPSIIVETAFHTHPEDAAALLDPVFRAASMKGVEKGHRLFRDGKDCTPLALSKIDRVTVPANGAAETSVRFDGHPQFPVTLSFTPVYCTQPGACRAEVKTVTEASASPIKVQMSCEGSGYGMVNWSTVMRDADGVSSGPVEHWMTCESSS
- the lolA gene encoding outer membrane lipoprotein chaperone LolA encodes the protein MQSTFRRCLVAATLVCASVGSVSAWAGARDELTTFTKGLKGLDGKFEQKVFDSKGKVKETTSGSVALSVPNQFRWEYKVPHEQLIIADGRNVWVYEPDLQQATKRVQGAEEQNSPLIALITPALLEKQYDVSEEAAPRDGLQWLSLTPKRETETSFQYAALGFNAQGLARMEVTDAVNQRTVISFKDWKRNPTFPKTTFTFTPPKGTDVIGN
- a CDS encoding DNA-binding protein; translation: MTEKIDTQAFDVADHLRTPEEMAAYLDACILESDGDPAFITKALADIARAQD
- a CDS encoding DNA translocase FtsK; translated protein: MAKQVPERSKSPDGKAASRRAAAAAPVENPRRQRLWRDLGLIAIAPALLYLVASLFTYSASDPGWSHTGSVVAPIHNMGGRVGAWVADVLLQLFGYMAFLLPIVLGALAWFAMFGLKRESKGEHDLDPALRLVGLVGFLIAGTGFLHLRLFSGDVGHAGGILGRLVGNSLSAGFGALGANLFVLVLLLASITLATGISWFVVMEKIGRAVLALPPLLSKKKEQATEWQQTRAMREERQEVRKVDAEVRAKREPVKIEPRPEPVLEKSDRAKRETQIPMFRGVNGDGSDLPPLALLDDPKPQPKGYDEETLETLSRQIEFKLKDFRIDAQVVGAYPGPVITRFEIEPAPGIKVSQISSLDKDIARGLSVKSVRVVDVIPGKSVVGLEIPNVTREMIYLSELLRSKEYDKSASPLTLALGKDIAGRPTVADLARMPHLLVAGTTGSGKSVAVNAMVLSLLYKASPKDLRMLMIDPKMLELSVYQGIPHLLAPVVTDMKEAANGLRWCVAEMERRYKLMSAVGVRNLAGFNKKVKDAEDAGQPLMDPLFKPNPELGEAPRPLETLPFIVIFIDEFADMMMIVGKKVEELIARLAQKARAAGIHLILATQRPSVDVITGLIKANIPTRIGFQVSSKIDSRTILDQSGAETLLGHGDMLYLPPGTALPDRVHGAFVSDEEVHRVVEHLKASGPADYISGVLDEVQMMGDGVVVGAGGLPESSGAAGDESDPLYDEAVRIVTETRRASISGVQRRLKIGYNRAARLIEAMEMAGVVSPPEHNGDRSVLAPPPPK
- a CDS encoding DUF3857 domain-containing protein; this translates as MIRMTWMTACALALAPLLVSAQAVAPAQVPAPAMAPAPAPPAATSDTQASNNFSFVSYRADYVVRPDAGNVQTESYDILLKTKAAVEQFSQVRLSYSEKMETLEVLSAYTLTADGQRRDVPADRIYTQESYSSAAAAMYADRKVRVVVFPNLAPGTRVVYQTRRSQTQPYFPGYFSLWETFSGFSQYDDAQVTLSAPASLPMYVQQRGVQGSQKPVIRNGQATWSWRYRRPDPMPVQIWTAAPWEFSPTIMASTYRDWAQVAQAYQLKGGEAARVTPGIQALADEVTRGIVDRREQAAALYRWVSQNIRYVAVYLGNGGLEPNPAQSILDNHYGDCKDHVVILEALLAARGIDSTPVLIGAGGGPTLPDIPLLGRFNHAITYIPEFDLYLDSTSAYARFGQLPDGDLGAPVLHTRQARVARTPANDAARNGSGFEVTFRFDPDGNLQGQTVPQTREVGEIGMRGAFARLNAQNRARVEESIMASSGFDGSGTLTLLGDPQDLTRPFNYRYDFHARDYVDFGVVGGMVLPDPPGGESFRDIYTTTSAPDNATPFYCNDTLRQETYRLEFPARVPIVAMPRNQQFRNAAGEYALEWSREGQAIVARHRLHQNAVRGADALCQPGDYAAFRELYQQVRRGFRGQVVYGDLRTVQSVP